In Lolium perenne isolate Kyuss_39 chromosome 5, Kyuss_2.0, whole genome shotgun sequence, the sequence TTCGCGGAGACCGTAAACGCAACCCAAATATGTGTGTCTTGGATGCGTGTCTGCGGACGCTATGCGGTCACGCGGCGTGACCGCTCTCGTCTGGGCGAACGTTTTGTCAGGCTAGCTTGGCAACGACCCTGCCTCGAAGCGTCTTCTTAGCGACGGCAGTACTGGTGatgaggcgtcgcttcggcagtctacaCCACGTTAATGGTGATGCCTTACCTGCCGAGCCACCGCCGCCCACCACTGCCAAGGAACTTAATGGTGATGCCACGCGTGGCACGCCCCTCGGCTGCCTCCGACGTATATAAACAGGGGCGTGCGCTCGGCTGAcccatctcatctcctccacacaaaccctagacgtcgcacaacctccaccgtaaCGCCGCCTCACACCTGTCCTTTAGCTTTGCCATGAGCAGCGCTGGACGCGACCAGGCTACtgcgcctccacctcctccgccTGACAGCTCCGACGAGGAGAACGAAGATAGCGCAGACAACGTTACCGACGCGGCCATGGACGCGAAGTTCATGGCTGACATAGagcatgaggcagaggaggagcgggcggcccacgCGACGTTCGACACGTAGCAGGAACGCCGCAGGAAGGCGGCGGCCGCAGAGGATGAGTCCGACGATGACGACTTCGAGTTCGACTGGACTGGGCTTGacccggaggagaaggcggcaaAGCAGAGGGCCTTAGTCGAGTCCTTCAAGACGTTGAAGAAGGCTGAGGGTGCCGCTAACGAGGCGTTGCGGCAGCGGCTACTGGAGAACGTGGCGGCCCACTGAGCTCTGACGACCGCACGATGGATGCAGCGGTAGGCGGCGGAGAAACTGATGAAGAGGGAGGGAGGCAACGACGAGGCCGGGCCATCAAACGCCCCGAGGGACGACAAGTAGTTTAGGGCCTTGTTTTTCCTTCTTGTTTTTCGTATGTACATTATGCATTTGAGCTGAATGAAAAATATGTTGGAAAAACAATATGGGTCGCCCCGCTGGGAGCACACCTAGATGAAAATGGACGCGTGGTCAGAAACGACCATTTTCTTGTCCGCGATCCGACGCAAACAGCGTGCGTGGCTATTTTAGGTGTCCGAAATGCGTCGAGCAGTTGGAAATGCCCTGAGTGTACGAATGATCATGCGGGAATATGCCCCTGTTATGTGCAGGCTGTTTCATAAAGAGATGTCtaatcttgttttttttttgcgtTTTTTTACTTTATTGTCATTGTTCGATATTTTCGATGTTTGCCTCTTGGATATGCGGCTTGTTGTAAATTCTTCGAAATTCTCTTTTAGATTTGTTAGGACAATTGTTCCTACCTACTGATTATTCTTTTTGTAAATCTGTGTCCTATAGGTATTTGATTCTAATTGATAATGTGGATATAAAAGAATTGGCGAACGTAATCAAACACTGTGATAATGAAGCTGAGCAGGACATATGTGTCGTTGCTACGACTGACTATACTAAAGCGATACACTGCAAGTGCTCTTCACCAACGCCCGATAGCAGTACCACAACCCAATATTTGGAGATAGCAGAACTGACAAACACAACAGATATAAATGAGATCGAAAGACTTGAAAAAAAGTTGCAAGACGTGCTTGTGAGTAACTACGACAAGAGTCTATCTAGCCTTGACTTCGAGCAGTGCTTGCTATACCTTTGCATGTTCCCACATGATCATCTTGTGAGGTCGAATCTTCTAATAATGAGATACCTAGCTGAAGGAATTGTATTTAGTCAACAGAAGAAGCACGGAGAGGGTAAATTATGTAATCCCCAAGAGTTTTTGAAGATCCTCACCGACCACAATGTCGTTCAGCCCATTCAAGTCAGCAAAAACGGTGAAGTGAAGAGATGCCAACCTCATGTGATGATGCTCAACCACATTTCCGGCCAATCCAAGTCGAAAAATTTCTTTGCATTGCTCTGCGGTTCGACAGCCATACATGCTTTGGATGCAGACCAGAAGAATCCTATCCGGAGGCTTTCTCTCCATCCTATCAGTGATGAAACTGACATATTGAGCTTACCTAAGGCAGAGGCTTTAGCTGTTCTCCGGACTCTGGTGGTATTTCATACTGGTAGCCTTGCCATTGTTTCCCAACTTTCCAATTACGAGTTACTGCGAGTGCTGGATCTGAAAAAATGTGCTGTTCTAACCAATGAACATGTCAAGAAGATATGTGACCTGCTGCTTCTGAAATATCTGAGCCTCGGGGAAGGCATTGATGAGATTCCGAGGGAAATAGCGAAGCTTGAATGGTTACAGACACTTGATATGATGAGAACCCAAACAGTTTATGTGCCCGTGGAAGTCATGGAGCTCCCACGGTTAAAACACCTCCTGGGAAAGTTTCAGCTATTCAAATGTGACATCACAAAGAAGAAACTGAAAGAGCTACTGTCAACAACTAGCAATTTGGAGAGATTTTCAGGATTTTTTATCGATGATAGCAAAGAATTTGAACGCCTCATGAGTCGTATGGTGAAATTGAGCAAGGTTAAAATATGGTGTGATGAGAAAAACTGGACTGACGGTGACTCACTCTCAACTGCCATCAAAACTTTCAGTAAGAAGAGTCACAACCTTTCTTTAGATGGTCAGAAGAAAGGTTCTCTATCGATTGATTGCAAGGTATGCCCAAAGAAAATCCTTGAATCTCTGAGCGAATCCAGTAGGCTTACCTCGCTGAAATTACACGGCGATTTGACGCCATTCCTGGGTTTCACAGTCAATCCAAGTATGCAGGAGATATCGGTGGCAGGTATTGAAGAGCTATGTCTTTCAGGGACAAATCTGAGAGGGGACGAAATTCTACGCGTCGTTAAACTTTTCAGTGCTTTGACATATCTGAAGCTGGTTGAAGATGATCTGGGGCCACTCGAGATACCAAAAGGTTGCTTGCACAGCCTAAAGAGGTTATGCCTAGTGGGTGTCCATATTCTCCGGAAAATAACAATCCAATCTGGAGCTCTGCTT encodes:
- the LOC127304562 gene encoding disease resistance protein RGA4-like, which produces MASLNDKDAWRGYIDAAIAMSIRDARMSLVELTNDGEAGPIGAVKDEPVNEPDERGKQDIVDDSMYNFHHFAMSSAGRDQATAPPPPPPDSSDEENEDSADNVTDAAMDAKFMADIEHEAEEERAAHATFDTYLILIDNVDIKELANVIKHCDNEAEQDICVVATTDYTKAIHCKCSSPTPDSSTTTQYLEIAELTNTTDINEIERLEKKLQDVLVSNYDKSLSSLDFEQCLLYLCMFPHDHLVRSNLLIMRYLAEGIVFSQQKKHGEGKLCNPQEFLKILTDHNVVQPIQVSKNGEVKRCQPHVMMLNHISGQSKSKNFFALLCGSTAIHALDADQKNPIRRLSLHPISDETDILSLPKAEALAVLRTLVVFHTGSLAIVSQLSNYELLRVLDLKKCAVLTNEHVKKICDLLLLKYLSLGEGIDEIPREIAKLEWLQTLDMMRTQTVYVPVEVMELPRLKHLLGKFQLFKCDITKKKLKELLSTTSNLERFSGFFIDDSKEFERLMSRMVKLSKVKIWCDEKNWTDGDSLSTAIKTFSKKSHNLSLDGQKKGSLSIDCKVCPKKILESLSESSRLTSLKLHGDLTPFLGFTVNPSMQEISVAGIEELCLSGTNLRGDEILRVVKLFSALTYLKLVEDDLGPLEIPKGCLHSLKRLCLVGVHILRKITIQSGALLCLVSLHMLGKQENPSATEITSLKHLKEIGLHSGVAQDIKEDWQSQASQHENKPKLVFIQSPEHSAA